The region ATCAACAGGAATAATTCCGCAAGGCTCCGAGCGTCCTCGATATTCTCTTCAAACGAAGCCAACGCGATCTTTTGTAACGATGACAGATCAGCGCCCGAACAAAAATCATTTCCTGCACCTCGAATAACGATCGCCTGAACCGAATGATCAGCATCAGCCTCACGCAAAGCGCTTTTCAACCCATCGATCAATGCATCATTTAATGCATTTCGCTTGTCTGGGCGATTCAGTGTGAGAACACTTATACTGTCATTAGTTGAGATCAGAACTTCAGACATTTGATTCTTCATCAACATCAATATACATCCGCAATAGTGCTGTAGAGAATGTTTTGCCCTGGGCATCCGTCATCAAACTCAACGTACCGCCACCGCCAAGTGATCCGTGGAGCAAAAAATTAAGTGCGCTAAGATTTGGCAATTCAAATCGCTCGACATTGCCTTTGACCATATCGCCGAAATGCTCTTTGACGCGCTCGGCGGTGACCTCGCGGACAAGCAAAGGATAATTCGCAGGGTCGAGAGCTATGATACCGACGTTTGCCGTGTCGCCTTTGTCGCCCGAACGTGCGTGGGCAAGTTTTACAAGTTGAACTTTCATAATCATTAAAAAACAAGTTCTATTCTACAATCAACCTTTGCATTTTGATAAAGCCGTCGACAAAGGATCATTACCGATCTCGTGTATTAACCCTACTCGCAAAGCCTTCTCAGCATCGATCGGCGATGCAGTAAAAAACAATTCCAACGCAGCAGCCTGACCGATCAATCGCGGCAACCGCTGCGTTCCGCCCCAGCCTGTTATTATCCCAAGCCCGGCTCCCGGATGAGCAAATTTCGCGTTGGACGAAGCGATCCGTCTGTCACAAGCCAGCGCAAAGTCGAGCGCTCCGCCAAAACAAAAACCGTTGATCGCAGCTATTGTGGTTTGCGGCAACAAAGTGATCTTTGTCATCAGTTCCTGGCCTTTTCGAGCAAAATCCGGTGCATTATCTGGCGAGACCGCTGCTATTTCTCTTAGGTCAGCACCCGACGCAAAACTCTCGCCCGTTCCCGTAAATATCACAGTAGAAATTGCATGATCGATCGATAAGTCGTCAACGATCCGATGCAACTGTTCGAGAACCGTGATAGACAAAGGATTGCGTATCTCAGGCCTCGTAAATCGGATGACAATTGCGTTGCCATTGTATTCAATTACTAATTCGTCGGACATCTTGTAAACAAACTTTCTGATAAACTAAACTCATGTTCCGCACAAACAAAGCACATCCGTGGCACGGCATTCCGCTTAACGACAATTCGCCCGGCGAGGTTACGGTCTTCATCGAGATCGTTCCGAGTGACACTGTAAAATACGAAGTCGATAAGGAAACCGGCTATCTGAAGATCGACCGGCCGCAGCAATATTCAAATGTCGTACCCGCAAACTACGGCTTCATTCCTCGAACG is a window of Chloracidobacterium sp. DNA encoding:
- a CDS encoding enoyl-CoA hydratase/isomerase family protein, which codes for MSDELVIEYNGNAIVIRFTRPEIRNPLSITVLEQLHRIVDDLSIDHAISTVIFTGTGESFASGADLREIAAVSPDNAPDFARKGQELMTKITLLPQTTIAAINGFCFGGALDFALACDRRIASSNAKFAHPGAGLGIITGWGGTQRLPRLIGQAAALELFFTASPIDAEKALRVGLIHEIGNDPLSTALSKCKG